A window from Pirellulales bacterium encodes these proteins:
- a CDS encoding glycosyltransferase family 4 protein, whose product MHIGVILSMKSGLEHFVYREVSEFARRGATISLFPCKHRPGLYNPLPEWHLYSWRIWQVLLSQPLRFASMPLRYLTLLWFALRHRAVVDFLLAAYFVSKMQDVDVVYATFGDRKLFTGYFCKRFTGKPLTVTIHAYELYANPNPPLFPIALEACDQIVTVTEYNRDVLRDRFQVDPKRVEVVRLSVDLEEYKPADKFIVLIVAFFVEKKGHEVLFKAIRELGYDDIEVWVVGGDGGSDSHVDVHELARQHGVENQVAFFGKLSGTALRAVYHACDVFCLPSRFDSDGQGEGFPTVIIEAMACGKPVVTTNHVEIPRIVEQLVVPENDAAALAEALQTTYASRHLRETMGKRNRELAEIHFSNANTEEKLNLFRELCKGMAAQQDHLAEATENHNQHCLAIEEVV is encoded by the coding sequence ATGCACATTGGCGTTATCTTATCGATGAAGAGCGGCTTAGAACACTTCGTGTATCGCGAAGTCTCTGAGTTCGCGCGCCGAGGCGCGACGATCAGCCTTTTTCCCTGCAAACATCGCCCTGGACTCTACAACCCGCTTCCAGAATGGCATTTGTATTCCTGGCGCATTTGGCAGGTATTGCTCAGCCAGCCGCTACGATTCGCATCGATGCCATTACGTTACCTGACATTGCTGTGGTTTGCTTTGCGCCATCGCGCCGTCGTGGACTTCTTGCTGGCCGCCTATTTTGTCTCCAAGATGCAGGACGTCGACGTGGTCTACGCGACGTTCGGCGATCGCAAGCTGTTCACCGGCTACTTTTGCAAGCGATTTACGGGCAAACCGCTGACCGTCACAATCCATGCCTACGAGCTTTACGCGAATCCCAACCCGCCGCTGTTCCCAATCGCGCTGGAAGCGTGCGATCAGATCGTGACGGTGACGGAATATAACCGCGATGTGCTCCGCGACCGTTTCCAGGTTGATCCGAAACGTGTCGAAGTCGTGCGACTGTCCGTCGATTTGGAGGAGTACAAACCCGCGGACAAATTCATTGTGTTGATTGTCGCGTTCTTCGTGGAAAAGAAAGGGCACGAGGTTCTGTTCAAGGCGATTCGAGAGCTCGGATACGACGATATCGAGGTGTGGGTTGTCGGCGGTGACGGCGGCAGCGATTCACATGTTGATGTCCACGAACTGGCCCGGCAGCATGGCGTCGAGAATCAAGTTGCATTCTTTGGCAAGTTGAGCGGAACCGCGCTACGTGCCGTGTACCACGCGTGCGATGTGTTTTGTTTGCCAAGTCGTTTCGACAGCGATGGGCAGGGCGAAGGGTTTCCGACGGTAATCATCGAAGCGATGGCCTGCGGAAAGCCCGTCGTAACGACGAACCACGTTGAGATTCCAAGAATTGTTGAACAACTCGTGGTTCCCGAAAACGACGCGGCAGCACTGGCGGAAGCCTTGCAAACGACGTACGCGTCGCGTCACCTTCGCGAGACGATGGGCAAGAGGAATCGCGAGTTGGCAGAGATTCATTTCTCCAACGCGAATACGGAAGAAAAACTGAACCTGTTTCGAGAATTGTGCAAGGGCATGGCGGCACAGCAAGATCATCTTGCGGAAGCGACCGAAAACCACAACCAGCATTGTTTGGCGATCGAGGAGGTCGTATGA
- a CDS encoding glycosyltransferase family 4 protein has protein sequence MSAQENRSRGATSRPTRVLMLLENGAFSDDGRVRCEAMSLAAAGDRVTVIGPAAKGEGWYQQFGLVTGYQFPAPPMANSFLGYFIEYGYAVTMIAVLTLWVAVRRGFDVIHAHNPPDFLVVIGGFWRLFGKKFIFDQHDISPDMYMSRFSEPGNRLVHKLLLFFERLSCRWANHTIATNDSYKRLQVERCGIPAKRVTVVRNGPEAWHLQDIEPELSIRGEEPNVIGYVGVMGHQDGIDYLLRALGILRHDFGRSDWRCVIMGTGPAMDDLRCIARDCGIANMVTFTGWIDYEKVPRHIAATDICVVPDPSNDYNDRSTIVKLMEYMAQAKPVVAFDLPEHRVTAGDTALYAKPNDEREFARQLLRLMEDRELRQRLGAAGRQRLIENFTWKHQESRLLEAYRSLDRGRSLCRREASEGREVSPIKA, from the coding sequence ATGAGTGCACAGGAAAATCGCTCTAGGGGAGCAACGTCCCGTCCAACTCGCGTGCTGATGCTGCTGGAAAACGGCGCGTTTTCCGATGACGGGCGTGTTCGCTGCGAAGCCATGTCCTTGGCCGCCGCTGGTGACCGCGTTACTGTAATCGGTCCGGCCGCTAAGGGCGAAGGCTGGTACCAGCAGTTCGGGCTAGTTACCGGCTACCAGTTTCCAGCACCGCCGATGGCCAATAGCTTCTTGGGCTATTTCATTGAATATGGATATGCGGTCACCATGATCGCTGTTCTGACGTTGTGGGTTGCGGTGAGGCGCGGGTTCGACGTGATTCACGCGCACAATCCACCCGACTTTTTGGTTGTGATCGGTGGCTTCTGGCGACTCTTTGGCAAGAAATTCATATTTGACCAGCACGACATTTCGCCAGACATGTACATGTCGCGTTTCAGTGAGCCGGGAAATCGTCTTGTTCATAAGCTGCTGCTATTTTTCGAGCGACTGTCGTGTCGGTGGGCCAACCACACGATTGCCACCAATGATTCCTACAAACGTCTGCAGGTTGAACGCTGCGGTATACCGGCGAAGCGAGTTACCGTGGTTCGCAATGGTCCGGAGGCGTGGCATTTGCAAGATATCGAGCCAGAGCTATCGATCCGCGGCGAGGAGCCGAATGTTATCGGCTATGTCGGCGTGATGGGACATCAGGACGGAATTGACTATTTGCTGCGAGCGCTGGGCATCTTGCGGCATGACTTTGGTCGTTCCGACTGGCGCTGCGTTATCATGGGCACCGGACCCGCCATGGACGATTTGCGATGCATAGCGAGAGATTGTGGGATAGCCAACATGGTGACTTTCACCGGTTGGATCGACTACGAGAAGGTCCCGCGGCACATCGCCGCCACCGACATTTGTGTCGTTCCTGATCCGTCCAATGATTACAACGACCGTTCGACGATCGTCAAGCTGATGGAGTACATGGCCCAGGCGAAGCCCGTTGTAGCGTTCGATTTACCAGAACATCGTGTCACGGCTGGTGACACGGCGCTCTATGCGAAGCCGAACGACGAACGCGAATTCGCGCGGCAATTGCTGCGCCTGATGGAGGACCGCGAATTGCGGCAGCGGCTTGGCGCGGCGGGTCGGCAGCGATTGATCGAGAATTTCACCTGGAAACACCAAGAGTCGCGCTTGCTGGAGGCATACCGCAGCTTGGACCGTGGACGCTCACTATGTCGCCGAGAGGCATCTGAGGGGCGCGAAGTGTCCCCCATCAAAGCGTGA